aataaatatacaataCCTATGTTATtatgatagatttttttttcaggtggTCAAAGAAATTGGATTCAAGTTCTTTGCAATGGAGGCATGGCTACTCAACTAGGGCTACTGTACTTGTTAGATGTAGGATCTTCTGAGAGGCCAATTAACTTTGTGAATGATTACAGAGCATCCTGGCTCAGTATTGGGGTTCttggtaagtttttttttttgggttagAAGTAGAACTGAAGATACATACTTTTAAGCATCAGCCTCTAAGTAGTACTACACACTAAACAGGTCATGCTGAACCAAAATTTTTGCTGGCTGTCATTCACTTTTGCTTACAACTTAATGCCCAGTATCATATTAATTGTGACAGCTTCATAGGACACAATTTCTTACCGAATAGCCATCCCATGAGTTTAAGTATCTGTCCTTCCTACTTCATTGACtttaccataataatataacaaattcATTTACGATTAGATTTGTGAGACAAAACTCTGAATTCTAAAAGAATACAATTAAGAATGaatttgtaaatttttgaagttgttttaaatgtttatttttactaGTCATATTCTGATATTGTTTTCAGGTGTGTTTGCATGTTGCAACGGTGACACATGGGCCTCAGAACTAGGCACTGTCTTAAGTAAATCTGATCCATACTTAATAACAACATGGAAAAAAGTGCCTAAAGGAACAAACGGAGGGGTCAGTGCTATTGGCACCTTAGTCAGCACTTTAGGAGGTTTTGTCATTGGCCTGGCTCATTActtaacaattttatattttgctgACCGATCGTTGCTTATGTATGCACCTCCACAGTGGCCTATTGTTTTATATGGAGCATTAGCAGGCCTTATTGGAAGTCTTATTGATTCATTATTAGGTGCAACTTTGCAATATTCAGGTGAGAAAAAACAAGTGGGTTTTGTCTTAAGGTCATTACATTGCTGACACAATAAGATCCACCTTATATCATAATCGTCTTGATCTACCTTTTGCCGGCacactacagagtacgggtctccactcaaaatgagaaggggtttgacCATAGACCACACTGGCCTAGTGTGGATTGGTAGGCTTCACACAtgtttgaaaacattatggagaactctcaggtgtgcaggttcccttacgatgttttcctttatttaaTTACCATTTCATGTCAGACAACCTAATCTAGTTCTTATTTTGTAACTAATAAGAATGtacatgtatattgtatatgccCTAAGAGATTGGACATAATACAGTCACAACACTTTTCCAGATCACTTACAGAAATATGCATCTTATTTCTTTCATAATATAGGcttcatattatttaattattcaaatCTGTTCATAAACTACAATGGGCTATCTCTTTAAGCCTTATTAATTAACTAGGTGAGCTGGTTCAGATTTACTCAgatgttattttattcaaaatcccTTCTTAGTTGAGGTCTGTTGTACAAAAAACATACCAGTCTCAACTTTCTAGACTAGTGGCTTGAGTCATACCTTGATTTTCAATCAATTAGATACtccatttatatttttatttagattaggtATATTGAATTCTTTTTTCCATATTTCAGGTGTTGATAAAGATGGAAAGATAGTCTCACATTCCAGCTTAAGTGTAAAGCATATAAGTGGAAGCAACATTCTGGATAATCATAGTGTCAACCTGTTATCAACAATTATAATGGGATTACTTTTGCCGACAATTATCAAAAATTTGTaacagttataaattttaatttatgttcttttgttataatttattttatcaagaaAAGGTTTATACTTAATGTTAATAATATGGATGAATGAACTAGTAAGTtgcttaaatattatttatgagtaggtatattattatattataatacaaaatattaatattctatttttaatcatataattagtatttttttaataaattaccaaGTATGTACTTAAacattaaaagtatttttttttcctattgTTATATGTCTACTTATTTAGCTAACTAGCCAGAAGCCTTAGGCCACTTGGTGTAACCAACTTGAAAGGATGAAGACAAATCTTATATGAAAGAAAGCTAGCAGGTAGGCATGTGGAAATattcaattcaacatcattacTAAGATTCAATTATGATGAGTATTTATAAGTAGATGAGCAAGATGATCTTGGAGCATCAAAGATTATTCAGCAAGATAGAATAGTTTGCAGTGAATTAATTAaatcactgacctctactaccTAACTAATAAGATTCTACTGGTAAATAGAATAGggcctattaatattatattggcgtcactcagaaaagcaggtattatttaaatatttttatcgaattattggattgtcctctcaaaccaacacaaaaaacatcaggttcaatgtgtagaggttatccgagagttttaatctaaacaaactaatgccaaaataaataatttaattagagcgtgattgctatcacaacatctaattattcagttcacaatccaaataccgaaaatatgcgatatcgctccgaatctcggaaggagactgaattaaaaccttcgaaacacccgtatttatgcaagttcaatcttgtcggcctcctagtaacagattgtatgacatcgaatgagccaaatatcgattttatcaaactacctgcattagataaattaataattttatattatttttgacaactcaaatcaatttttaaaaataaccttacagttcggccgtcctgaatttaacacgtcctcgtgtttctaatcaatcttgtcatgtcagtcgcgggcttccttgccctaagtcaaatccaaatcatgggctatcctgcccttcgtcaaatcattaaaacctacccttgaactgccgaactctcagttttaatatcaagccaacaataaatccaaacgactaacttctcattcgatgtatacaaaatctgaaccacttattgcaaattactttccacttcacaaaagactaaattcttaaaaaaaaactaaaaattttaatcaccaaatcaaactcaataaaaattttaatcaaatgtgggttgtttacaaaaagataccaaagcaaaattaagacaacgtgagacacgtcccgcttctgaattattggcgtcactcagaaaagcaggtattatttaaatatttttatcgaattattggattgtcctctcaaaccaacacaaaaaacatcaggttcaatgtgtagaggttatccgagagttttaatctaaacaaactaatgccaaaataaataatttaattagagcgtgattgctatcacaacatctaattattcagttcacaatccaaataccgaaaatatgcgatatcgctccgaatctcggaaggagactgaattaaaaccttcgaaacacccgtatttatgcaagttcaatcttgtcggcctcctagtaacagattgtatgacatcgaatgagccaaatatcgattttatcaaactacctgcattagataaattaataattttatattatttttgacaactcaaatcaatttttaaaaataaccttacaattaTGATATCAAAGATTAGATTTTGAGTTTTATAATGgttttatacatcgatggttttgACTCAAGAACAAGATTCCAGAACTCAAAAGCGAAAGCAGGTCTGACAAAACTACACGAGCCGGATCCTAATATGATATTTCTGCTGGACCAATGACCAATATGCGTGAAGCTGTGGCTGGGGAACTCGATATTGTGGCCAAACGTGGTCAAAACAGAGCTAACAGTTAGCACTCAGGTCAGCAAAAGGATTCAGTCAGTAATCAGTAATCACTAACAGTGCTAACAATCGCTAATCAATATCCGATCTTTGACCGTGTCTCGACCGGTCCGATTTCCGATATCGTCACGTGTGTGGCCTACTTTATCGTATGCATTGCTCATTTTGCTATCAAGTGTCAATGtcaattattatacataatcaTCTGTCAATGTCAATTCAACAACTTGAGAAGTTAGAATTTCTTTGTTTACGTACaaattcataataaaaaataattattgtatgagTCACTTAGTTTTATACAGTTTCGTGTGAATTCGTTATATTAGAACTGATGAGTTCTTAGTTTTTAATTGCTAGTGTAATAGAAAGTGTGCCACTAATTTATAACGGCGTAAGGGGTTATGATTTGGGTCTGATTCCTGAATCATGGCATTGCCTGTAGAAGAAAGTTCTATGATAAATGATGATATCGAAAATGATGTCACGAGTAGTCACAGAAACCTAGTAGTTAACGAGAGAGGTAATATTGATAATATTTGTATAATAGGTATTCATTACTGTTATTAGatgttaataattaaaatgtaaatagatcaacaagtacttacctatacattAGTCAGCAGTACCT
This genomic stretch from Maniola jurtina chromosome 15, ilManJurt1.1, whole genome shotgun sequence harbors:
- the LOC123872713 gene encoding transmembrane protein 19, which produces MAEDTKISNGKSSAEKKGLGNDHILTVLLITIVIPLSMSMWIINLVYSKLILNTEGFDEPVVIEPTRWLTSCLLPITVAIYGYRKKSLNISGALLGLVVAFVLTLANYCFLIDLLVFFLSSSKATRFKPHLKRKIEEDFKEGGQRNWIQVLCNGGMATQLGLLYLLDVGSSERPINFVNDYRASWLSIGVLGVFACCNGDTWASELGTVLSKSDPYLITTWKKVPKGTNGGVSAIGTLVSTLGGFVIGLAHYLTILYFADRSLLMYAPPQWPIVLYGALAGLIGSLIDSLLGATLQYSGVDKDGKIVSHSSLSVKHISGSNILDNHSVNLLSTIIMGLLLPTIIKNL